In Euphorbia lathyris chromosome 2, ddEupLath1.1, whole genome shotgun sequence, the sequence GTTCAAGAGACCTTCTACATGAaagctggagatcgaatgatcgGTTTCGAAGTTTTTGGACACGGTTGTCTTTCTATCAAACGACTTAAATTGATTCATCATCCTCCTCcagatcaagatcaagatcaagatgAGATTCAATTATATGTTAGGACCAAGCCTGATATTTGGACTGAATTATATTCTGTTCCGATGCCTGATCAATTTTCCTCTTCATGTTTAATGTATGCTAGATTGCTGGGATATTCAGATCACCAACCGGATaaacttcttcttttttatgATGAAAAGATATATTCTTATCATACTAAGAAGAAAGCTCTCCAACAGATTGCCACATTTATTCACCACACTTTAGATTCCTTTTTATGTCTTGAAAGTCTTGTATCTCCTTTCTAGATATATTTATATCAatcatttttacaaaattcagtCCTTGTTATAAATAGTAATGTCATATAAATATAAAGGATTTTACACGTAGAAGAACGGTtcaggaaagaaaaagaaaaatccataaggtgaaaaacacaaaaactaaGGATGGTAATTATAAGATATAACAGTTGCAGCAGCCACCTATAGGAGTCTTATGTCGAATATCGTCTTCAATTGTCTCTAGTTGTGAAATTATCTCTTCAAATGTAGGTCTACATTCTGGATTCTTATGCCAGCACTCTCTAAGAAGCCTAATCAAGTTATAAATAGTAAGCGTTAGTTGTCGATTTCTAATATGACCCGTGTCAAATATTTTTGTTACATACAATCATATATAAATCAAGTGATATGAAAACATGACAcattatacaattcttatttttatttcatgaaTGTTAATCCATTTTAACATTCCAACCTATGAAATTACTTTTTTAATGTCGCATCATTATATAAGAAAGCGATCAGTATCAAAATAATGTACAAAACAATATAATTTCACTCTTAACATTTGTCAAATGATGCAGTCTGCAAATGATTCTATCTTTTCTGGAAACGTTATGCATATAGTTGTGCATCTTAATCCTTTGTATGGGTATAAATATTACAATAATTTGGAATGAAAATTATCTGTTTGAATTCTAGTGAATATTTTTCTCCATTCATACTATCTATATGCATTAAGAAATCATTGACGTTTAGACCTTTTTAAGTGCATTATTGAAAAGAAGTTTTGCAATTCTGTTCTAAAGTTGATTCCGGTTTCGCTAACAAAAATTAACACATAAATGAATATATTGTCTAGGCGCAAAGTCATACTTCCACCTTTATTATTTATCAGTGATTTTGAGGGTCAGACTGTATGATTAACAGTGTTAACAACACATTCATTCACTTTATTTTATGTGTTAATTTTTGTTAGTGAAATTATAAGTCCATGCCAAATTAGCTCTCCCTAGAAACTTTTAGGCTATTTTAATACATTCtccctataaaaaaaaaaaaaaacccacctttttaaaataaggaTAGTACCAAATGACCTCAatgtttttggggaagtactaATTTAGCCccaacgtacaaaatagcacaatTTTAGCCTCAACATTTGTGAAACGGTAATTTAGCCCTGGGTAACAGCGCTTTGAgttaaattggtaccatttcacAAACGTTGAGGTGTCAAATTCCGTTATTCGGGATTAAATTGGTACCATTCCACAAACTTTGAGGTTAAAATGGTGTCATTTTGTACGCTATggttaaattgatacttcccaaaaaccttaaagccattttggtaccttatctctTTAAAGTTAAATCTGCTCTATCATTTTTTGGGGAGTGAATACTTAACTTTAATGTACAAATGAAAAATGAACCCcccaaattttttaaataagatCAATTTATCCTATCTAACAAAAATTTGAAGGATTttctaaatatcaattatgtctataatatttattgtgttaATACTATTGCAAACAACTCTATCAAAATGCCAACTAAATTTgtcacatataagttaatcacaaaaaattagaaacaaaATGCCAAAATGCACGAAAATATTCAGCTTAttgataaatttgtttaaaatatctaATATGACAGTTGAATGATGATCAAATcaatttaaaaacattaaaattatatcatttcatacgctataaataaatcaacacttctccaaaaaaaaaaaattataaagtaaATTTAGACCTTATCTTTTAAAATACTCTATGCTCCCTCCAAGGCAAAAACCTCTCCGCAAGTCTCTCCATTCAAATGACATTTGACTTCAAGGCAAAAGCACTCTTCAAGATGCTAAGAGTGTCGTATGATCAATTTGGTTTTTTGGTTTTAAAGTTAGTTAGCAGCATCAATTTAAtcttaaaaaatttagaaactTGATATTTAGAGTCAAATCCGCTCAAAAAATAACATGTATTAATATATAATCGGTAGTTAATTGACACATGTAATTTCCTAATAACGAAACGTATcattttgaattaattttatctCAAATGTCATGTTAAAAatccaaaatttaattttgaacCAAATTGATATTACTGGCCaacaaaactaaattgatactCAATTCCAAGAAAATCCTATAGCATAGAAATACTTTCATAATTTAGTTCTCTATTCATTACCGTGTCTCTGAAAATCATATCATATAGAATTGCAGTAATTTTGGTGCCTGTGGATGATTTCTCATGGTTGCAGAAAGGTGTTTAATAGAAACTCACTTTTTAATGGATTCAGGATACACATACGAGGATAGGGATGGCCGGGAATCTTCATAAGCCCTCTTGTCTGCAACTTGCTCACCAAGCTCTGCTTTATTTGATGGTCCCCCTTGGAACATCTATAAACTCGCCAAATCAACAATATAAATGATAAATGATAAATGAGATTGACCAAGAGAGATACTAACTTGTATTTATTTAAGAGGTAAATTGCACCCATAGTCCCTTAACCTTGTCATTACTTTCATTATAATCCATGAACGTAAAAACCGGATTGAACTTTGCACTTCACTGACATTATGACCCTTTTACCTTTGATCAAGATGACCACGCAGAAAGCATATGGAAATGATAttataagcaattttaattcttgaacttttttattttaatgttatttagAATTTGTTTGATTAGGATATAGAAAGTAACTGTTTGGagagagaaaaatgaaaaatgtgttctaaacaactttaattcttggacttTCCTTTTGATGTTGTAATTGTCATTTTGACATGGTCAATAGTAAAAAAGATGTTATGCTAGTAAAGTGCAACGTCCAGGGACCATAATGTCCGGTTTTAGAGTTCAAGAGGGCCATTATAAAAGTAAAGGCAAAGTTGAGGGgatatgggtgtaatttaccctttatttaaGTTGTATATGGAATTGTAATTGATTATCATCTATGCTAATGAAAACGGAAACAGATATAGAAACGAAACTGAGAAACGatatttgtaaaaaataaaaagtataagAAACGAAAACGTAGAAataatactaataaaaaaatatatcaatatatcaataaatttttaaaattataagaaTAGATGTTTTCGGTCCAACATAGATCATCTTGGAATTTATCAAATAAAAACAATTCCCAAATTTTGATTCCATTACCTCATGCACTATAAGAGCAAAAGAGAAGACATCAACACTCTTCCCATAAGATTCTCGACGATAAACCTCAGGTGCCATATAACGATCTGAAATTGATATAAAAGATCTTTAGAATAAGAAAGATGACCTTTACATAAGAAAGTTTTGCTTCATCAGCAAAGAAGATTCTTACATGAACCCGTTCCTCCAGTCATCTTATAGCCAGAATCCTTGTCCTGTGCAATCTTGCTTAAGCCAAAGTCTGTAACCTTTAGGTGTCCAGATTCATCTTGCAGAACGTTCCTTGGAGTGATAAAGTGAACTAAGAACAGTgagaattattttttctttcttaaaaAATTAGAGTAAACTATATCCATCCATAGCTCATAACCATGGAGCTACTAACATTATTGCCTCTAAACTTCATTACTTGATATAAAAGTCAGTGAACTTTGCTTTATTGTacattaaagtccaaatcaaCAAAAATCCATAAAAATGATTAATGAATGATGATCTTGACAAGTTTGACTACATCATTAACTCTTTTCTATACATGTCATTTTACCCTCATCATTTCGTTAAGTTTTGAATGGATGTTTGTTGATTTGGACTTTCATATTACAGttatgtaaagttcaaggatttatatattaagaaatGAAGTTTAGGGATCATAATATTTAGTAGTATAATTTAGAAGCTATGAATGCAAATCCTAAAAAAATTTACATTTCTACTACTTGCTTACCAGTAATAGAGATATGAGGGCAGTATTGAAAATAACCagaaaaaggtttgatgctTTGATATATAATACAACATAATCATATGAATTTTACCTTGGTGTCAAATCCCGGTGTATTATAGCATGTGGTTTGTGTTGATGCAGATAATTCATGCCTCTACAAATTAGTAACTAATTATGGATAAACAGTTGGAGTTAAAGTCCATTTAGTTAACTACACAGTCACGGCATGCAAATTCAGATtcagaaaaaggaaagaagtGTCAATATTTATCATCAGAATGGTTCCAAAATGCTCAACTCAATTCAACTAAGCCTTACTATTAATTTGAAGTAGCTTACTTTATTGTACTTGAATATCATGCCCTGTCTATGGAAGGAGAATAATATCCTCCTTTTTCTAGTAAATTTAACAGAAAAAGAATTCAGAACTCTAAAAATTGAAGCTCTTGTGAACAATGAATGATAGTTCTCAGGAGTCATAATCATATATGTTTGTAAGCATGTGTAGTTTAGATGCTCATAATTTATGTTCAAATTGAGAAGAATTTTGATGTTAGTCGTTAGATATATGGGGAAAATTCTAAAGAAGGTTATTGGAGTTGATGAAGGTATTAAGAAGCAAAATATGTGGTTGTCATCATCTATTTATTTAGAATGTTGTAACTCTACAATAACAAAGAAATTGTAAAACAGGAAAAGGGTGAGTTAGtagaaaggaagagaaaatacaTGACAAAAAAAATGTGTTTGATTTCTGCAGAGATCTTTCGTTTACATATAAATGTTTTATGTTGATTACTGAAATTTTCTATCTCTATTTATGGTATTTGCACTATGTCTTATCTATGCTATTGCACTGTTTTCTTCCTCGTATTTCTAATCATGTTTTCTGTTCATATCAAGCTCGATTGTACCTGTGACGTGTTTTTGAAGTTGTCTTGTTCATGTGTTTTTGTTTCTATGATGAGTGTTTCTGAAATGATTGCATTTATGGTTCCATATGTTGGGCTCCAATCGTTATGTTTGATGGTTCTTCAACTCTAATGGTGTTTTTCATGATCTTCTTATCTTTGacataatgttcatgaacaatTGGAAAGACCTAAGCAAGTCTTAGACAGCAGGTTATGAAAAGGACCTTAGCAAGTCCTAAAGGTGCAACTTATGGAGAGAACAAGCATGTCTCTAAACTGCTAAACCTATGTTCATGAAGTTTACATGTCCAACAACCGCAAAAAAAAATGGATGGATAAACCAGCATCTCTCTAAACTGAAAATTGATGTTGGTGAAGGGAGCTCAGAAAGTCTATAAAACTGCTAGAAATGGAAACTTGTTCTATGATGGGTATGATTTACTGGAAAAGAAATCCGTATGGTTGCAGAAATTGATTGCGAGAAGTtaaagagaagaagaatctgCCATCATCTTTGCATTATGAGGGTTGCAGCAAGTGGAAGATGAGAAGGCAGATAGGTCAAGAAGAAGAATTGAACTTCATTCTAGTAACATCTCATCAAGGGGAGTGTTAAAATGGATGAAGATTTCTTGTGTTAAAAATATGGAGAAAATTCTAGAAAAGGTTATTGGATTTGATGAAGATGCTAAGAAGTAAAATATGTGGTTGTCATCATATCATATATGCAAACAGTTGTAACTACTATAAAAAGGAAAATGTAAAACTGGAAAAGGGTGAGTCGGCagaaagaaagagaggaagacagggaaaatgaaaaaggacaGAAAAAAAATGTGTGCTTGATTTCTGCAGAGAACTTGTTCTTTTGTttacatatatatgttttatgttattaaattaaagttctatatGTCGATTAATGAAGTTTTCTATATGTATTCATGTTTACTGTCCATATCAAGCTCAAAACTTTAAACAATATGTTGTAAAAATAACAGTCTACAgacaaaaaagaaagaaaatcagtATAGGCCAAGCAAGCAAGCAAGTAAAAGTACATCTTTCAAACTTCATTTAGAGACCACAAAGTACATCTTTCAAACTTCAAGTGAATAAACTTCTACCTTGCAATATCTAACGCATAGGAAACTGCTGTTTGTGAATCAAGTCTTCCCTTCCTTTTCAGAATGTCATACAAACTTCCCTAGCATATTTGCACGGGTAAAATTGGAATGAAGTTCGTGTTAATTTATACTATCATCTTTAATATGAGAAAACTTACATTGCAAAGATATTCTGTTAGGAATATTAACCGATCAGAGTGCTTCAAAACACCAAGAAACTGAACTATATTAGGGTGGCGCAACTTTTGCCACAAGCCCAGTTCCTTCAGAAAGGTCTTCCTGTGAAATGATAGATGATAGCAAACAGAAAACGAGGACACAATACTTTAGCAATATTGTATTAGACTTAATTCCGGACCTAGCGGATCCTTGTTTGCTATAAGCTGTACATTTCTAAGATAATAATTGATATAGATTTTCAATATAAACTTGCCCATGTGTTTTTGCGTTTATTTTTGTGTGAGAGAAAAGGAGGGAGCTAGTTACACAATTCTAGAGCCCAGACTATGAGACTCACTTCACTTTTGGATTTGATGCAATGGAGGAACGTATAGTCTTGGCTGCTACTTCTGTACCACGCCATTTCACTAAATATACTTCACCATATGCTCCCTGCTTGAATTGATATTTTAAAGCAGAGTATTATTACCAATAAAATAACTATGTAAAGGCAACTAGGTTAAATACACAAATGGAACTTCTCTAGCTTAAACAGGAATTACTTCTCCAATAAGTATTGCATCATCCATATCCACTTCATCGCAATCAATCTCATAGCATGGCATGTGGGAATCAAGTCCTACCTGTCCAACCAAAATGATTCACTTGActcaaaaaagtaaaaaattcaaGTAGAAAGAATTAAGTACCATTAGATGTATACATGTTATACACCAGCAAATTCTGACTGACAGAGCTAAGCGTATCTGCTAATAGTAACTTACGAGTAACAGAAAGACTTATGCAATAACTTTGAACAAAGTCACACTTGGTTTTTGCTTTTACACAACAAATTCTTAATATTGAGTCACTGATAAAGTGATAATAGCATTAGAAGATGTTATTAGGCATTTTGATATTTGATATTCAGATACGATGTGCATTACCGGATCTATTCCACCACGATTTTCCAGTATCTTGCAAATATCTTCATGACCAGAGCTACGAGCATCTGACAATGGCTGGGAAAATTCAAATATCAATATGCAAGTATACCAATAATCATTATTCATCGAAATATTCTTTTGTGAATTAATGTGAGAGAGAAAAGGAAACTAACAAGAATGCTGCATGCCATAAATAAGCAATTACTAACATGTTAAGCAAGTAGAGGAAACTTCTTTTACAGTGATGCACATTTGGACAAGAAATCAAAAATTAGCAAACTAATTTGAACATTAAAAGGTGTCAACCTGCAGGATCTCTTTTCCTAATCATTATATAGAGGGAGCCAGCAGAAATGATTTTCTCAGGATTTACATTTGAACTTTGAACTTCTTAGAGGTGTGGATATGGTAATTAGGGAACACATAAAAGGTGCAAGTAGATAAAAGATGAAGTGTATAATGAATTGACCTGTTAACTGGTTTTGCCATCTGCTAGACAACAAAACATACATGGCACAAAATTATGGATGCATTTTTAGAATCAATTAACTTACTGTGCGACCCCACCGGTCTGCAGAATTCACATCAGCTCCTTTCTCAAGAAGTAAGACCACTATCTCAGTGCAGCCTTCGCAGGATGCTAAATGAAGAGCTGTTCTCTTATCATAATCCGCAAAATTGGGCTCAACACCTTTTTCTAACTCCTGCATCACCCCAAATTTGTCACCCTTACTGGAACAATGGAGCAGCCTATATGGACTTTCTGAGTCATTTGTTCGCTGATGCATCCTCTGCCACatatccaatggtgaaaattcATTTGCTTGCAACATACAGAAAATAATAGAAATATATTTCATGTTCATTTCTTAATGTAAAGGAAATTTAATCTCTGTAGATAAAGCAGTAAGTGTACTTAGATATATGAGCTTGTTGCTTGGGTGCATGTTGAAATTCTAAAATCTAATTAGACTAAATACAAATATCAGACAACATAAATGTCCCAATCATGTGCTTTGCATAACTATTAACCAGAAATCTCCTGCAAGTTGTACATTCACAGCAAATTTTTCATGACAACCATTTCCAAGGCAGTAGTTATGACAGAAAGAACTAATAATACCCCACCATACTAGTATGAGATAAAACATAAGAATGTCTTCTGCCTATGTTGcacagaatcagaatcagaatcagaaaagGACTCCAGGAAACGTTATTTATAAAACATAGTCTTCATAATCATAACATAGCCAGGAAACAGATTTGGAAATGGAAACGAACATGAAACCCTACTGAAGAGGATTTTACATGCAACATAGTTTTTGCATTCACAAACTATCTCTTATCTCTGATGGTACTAAACAGACTGTTCACCATAATTAATCTTACTAACAAATGAAAAATCCTTAACTAAGTAGTAATATAGACCTTGCAGACAATCTAACCATGAAAAGACTGAATTCAGTTAATTTAATTACGAGAGAAAGACAACCCCTTAAAGTTTCACACAGCAGatcatcaaaatgaaaatttcttATAATTGCTTTTCATTTTTTGGCAAATCATCACACAGATAATCGGTGTAAACATCTACAGCACTTCTCCATTCAAGTAAAACAtccaaaaagaaagaaaaagtaagCGGAAAATACTACAAAGAGAAATTAAGTACCTTACGTGGAGATGGTCCGCAAATTTCCATGAATCGGAGAGAACCAGTGAAAGTAAAACCTCAGCCcagaaaaatcaaatcaaattataTCAGAATAATCTCAAAAGATATAAACAAAAAGAGAATTGAAAAAATAGTATGTATAATTGCTCCCGTTGAAGAAACAGTGAAGTAAAAGTAATCAAGCTTTTATTGAATATGGTAGCAGTTAATAAAATTTTGATGACtgtaattattataataaaactCCAAAATGTGTACTCATCCATTCGGATTCACCAATGCTATCATTTTGTCTGTAGCTCTTCGAGAGATTTCCTCTGCAAATATCAACAGCTTGGATTTCTTCGTCTGCGGAGATTGGAGTATGAATCTCAACTACGCGTTCGGTGCTGACAAAACGAGAAAATCCTAACTTATTAAATTTTCTCGCCAACCAAACGCCATTTTCGTTTTTCATTTCCCTTCAATTTTGTCTGTAAATTTGGCGGGCAGGCGGGATTCACTTACTAAACGACAACGTTTCGTAAGCAGCTGTGAGGGCATAGATGTAGCTTTAAGACCTCCTCACTGGTGCGGGTACCCGCCCGGCGCACCAGATCCGTCCCAATGAATCAAGTTTGAACCAAAAAAAatacatagaaattcatttttttaaaattatctataaatcattatttttatattttaaagatttttttttaaaatatattttaaagattaagatttataaattatgagtctaacatatatttttataaggtttaaaatttataaattaagatctaaaatttttaaattatggtataaaaacatgtgatataaaaaaaaatctttttttttaaatcaattttaataatataatttagttGTAATCTTCTACCTAATTatgatttttattaaattttataaaaattacaagACCAATCCAATTCAACTCAtcctattaattattaatttacaaataaaatacTTACTTTtaagtttatattttattttttattcttaaaaaaCCACATATATCTCCAAACCCGTTTAAAATAAAAGCGAACTGAGTTGGATTTGGATTAAGTATTGTTTTCCTAAAACCCGTTGGACCTGTCCTAGTATGATCTATGAATAATATTTAAGCTAAAACTATTCACGAGTCTATGTATTTGCCCGACCTCTTAGACCCGTATCCAATGAGTTAAGAAAAAATGACATGTGACACGGCCTAATCCATACCCAACTAAACCCTCCTATTTTTGGTGGGgttataatttatgaaaataaaatggaTTAGCTtgttatattaatattaattaatttatatattaagtatCAGCTTAGTTCGAACTTATCTAAATTAATAACGAGTTAGATTTGGTTTGGACTCAGTCCGAACTCAATCCGATCTATaaataaatctaatttaaatGAGAATCGGTGGATGATACTTCAAATTATTTAATTGTCCACGGTCAAAAGCAAACCTAATCTTATTCTCGGGTCGGGATGAGTTTATACATAAAAATGTTTATTCCAAGTAAATTCAGTCGCTATTGATTTATGAAAATTCATGGTcaattttaaaaatcaaatccaaaTCTACCTCACATAGTCTACCGTATGAATTCtatttaaaaatagaaattgaaaattatatttaaaaataattaagaaatatatataaattaaaattttaattctaaatttatatatttttaataatataatataggcCTAATAATACTCCTCCGGCCcttttaacttgtccaaattggtcattttaccccatcaacttatcgaatgtcctatttaccctcttaactccataaaagtgttatttctcaccccctcaattTGTCAATTTAtccctccaactcatagaatatcctatttacctcattcacttcataaaagtggtatttttcacccctcaacttgtccatttaccccctccccaactcatagaatgtcttatttacccccttaactccataaaagtggtatttctcaccccttacaatccgttatcgagacctaaattgatacattttttaaatgttaaacctatattggtgctattttgtacgtgtaacctaaattgatactttcccaaaatcataagcctattttggtaccttttccctacatataatgtatttaacttgtttatattaatgttcttgttttttatcaaaaaaaaaaaaatgttcttgttatttgtatcttttattcattctttctcttttcaacttttttttgctagttaaattttgattatctaattattgtaatacaatattattataatagaTACATGAAGGAtcgatataattatcaaatgaaaacaaaataaaaagttgatattaaaaatatatattttcaaactcatttgaataagtgcgtattaattttgcactataaaggg encodes:
- the LOC136220367 gene encoding serine/threonine-protein kinase 12-like isoform X2, with translation MEICGPSPRKRMHQRTNDSESPYRLLHCSSKGDKFGVMQELEKGVEPNFADYDKRTALHLASCEGCTEIVVLLLEKGADVNSADRWGRTPLSDARSSGHEDICKILENRGGIDPVGLDSHMPCYEIDCDEVDMDDAILIGEGAYGEVYLVKWRGTEVAAKTIRSSIASNPKVKKTFLKELGLWQKLRHPNIVQFLGVLKHSDRLIFLTEYLCNGSLYDILKRKGRLDSQTAVSYALDIARGMNYLHQHKPHAIIHRDLTPRNVLQDESGHLKVTDFGLSKIAQDKDSGYKMTGGTGSYRYMAPEVYRRESYGKSVDVFSFALIVHEMFQGGPSNKAELGEQVADKRAYEDSRPSLSSLLRECWHKNPECRPTFEEIISQLETIEDDIRHKTPIGGCCNCYIL
- the LOC136220367 gene encoding serine/threonine-protein kinase 12-like isoform X1 yields the protein MEICGPSPRKRMHQRTNDSESPYRLLHCSSKGDKFGVMQELEKGVEPNFADYDKRTALHLASCEGCTEIVVLLLEKGADVNSADRWGRTPLSDARSSGHEDICKILENRGGIDPVGLDSHMPCYEIDCDEVDMDDAILIGEGAYGEVYLVKWRGTEVAAKTIRSSIASNPKVKKTFLKELGLWQKLRHPNIVQFLGVLKHSDRLIFLTEYLCNGSLYDILKRKGRLDSQTAVSYALDIARGMNYLHQHKPHAIIHRDLTPRNVLQDESGHLKVTDFGLSKIAQDKDSGYKMTGGTGSYRYMAPEVYRRESYGKSVDVFSFALIVHEMFQGGPSNKAELGEQVADKRAYEDSRPSLSSYVYPESIKKLLRECWHKNPECRPTFEEIISQLETIEDDIRHKTPIGGCCNCYIL